From Rhodamnia argentea isolate NSW1041297 chromosome 10, ASM2092103v1, whole genome shotgun sequence, a single genomic window includes:
- the LOC115735155 gene encoding vacuolar protein-sorting-associated protein 37 homolog 1: MFKFWGNQEQPAQPHPQDSTSQSWYPPSVVSSPGSSRPSTPSSSSSGSFNYFSQSTPHVSPTEASGIINHLKDKSVDELRKLLSDKEAYHQFILSLDQVKIQNNIRDELRKETLQLARMNLEKEPQIMELRNQCRIIRTTELAAAQEKLSELERQKEEIMKLFSSSSLIQKLQEAMRKTEEESEALHEKLLNREVDFGTFVQKYKKLRTTYHKRALIQLAAKTSATG, encoded by the exons ATGTTCAAGTTCTG GGGAAATCAAGAGCAACCAGCTCAACCACACCCACAGGACAGTACTTCACAGTCATGGTACCCACCTTCTGTAGTTAGCTCTCCCGGTTCTTCCCGTCCCTCAACACCAAGCAGTAGCTCTTCTGGCagtttcaattatttttcacaGTCCACACCCCATGTTTCGCCCACTGAGGCTTCGGGCATCATAAATCATTTGAAAGACAAGAG TGTTGACGAATTGCGGAAGCTTTTGTCTGACAAGGAAGCATACCATCAGTTCATACTTTCACTTGATCAAGTGAAGATCCAAAATAAT ATACGAGATGAACTCCGGAAAGAAACCCTGCAGCTTGCCA GGATGAACTTGGAGAAGGAGCCTCAAATAATGGAGCTGAGAAACCAG tGTAGGATCATACGGACGACGGAGTTGGCTGCTGCACAGGAGAAGCTCAGTGAACTAGAGAGACAGAAAGAAGAAATTATGAagctcttctcttcttcctctcttatCCAGAAGCTTCAAG AAGCAATGCGCAAGACGGAGGAGGAATCTGAAGCTTTGCACGAAAAGCTTCTTAATAGGGAAGTAGACTTTGGGACATTTGTGCAGAAATATAAGAAGCTGCGGACCACTTATCACAAGCGCGCACTTATCCAACTTGCAGCGAAAACATCTGCAACCGGATGA